The Pan troglodytes isolate AG18354 chromosome 1, NHGRI_mPanTro3-v2.0_pri, whole genome shotgun sequence genome includes a region encoding these proteins:
- the LOC129144569 gene encoding zinc finger CCCH domain-containing protein 15-like → MPPKKQAQARGSKKAGQKKKEKIIEDKTFGLKNKKGAKQQKFIKAVTHQVKFGQQNPRQVAQSEAEKKLKKDDKKKELQELNELFKPVVAAQKISKGADPKSVVCAFFKQRQCTKGDKCKFSHDLTLERKCEKRSVYIDARDEELEKDTMDNWDEKKLEEVVNKKHGEAEKKKPKTQIVCKHFLEAIENNKYGWFWVCPGGGDICMYRHALPPGFVLKKDKKKEEKEDEISLEDLIEREHSALGPNVTKITLESFLAWKKRKRQEKIDKLEQDMERRKADFKAGKALVISGREVFEFRPELVNDDDEEADDTRYTQGTGGDEVDDSVSVNDIDLSLYIPRDVDETGITIASLERFSTYTSDKDENKLSEASGGRAENGERSDLEEDNEREGPENGAIDAVPVDENLFTGEDLDELEEELNTLDLEE, encoded by the coding sequence ATGCCCCCCAAGAAACAGGCTCAGGCCAGGGGCAGCAAAAAGGCGGGgcaaaaaaagaaggagaagattATCGAAGACAAAACTTTCGGTTTGAAGAATAAGAAAGGAGCAAAGCAACAGAAGTTTATCAAGGCTGTCACACATCAAGTTAAATTTGGTCAACAAAATCCACGTCAGGTAGCACAGAGTGAAGctgaaaagaaattgaagaaggaTGACAAGAAGAAAGAATTGCAGGAGCTAAATGAGCTGTTCAAACCTGTAGTTGCtgctcaaaaaataagtaaaggtgCAGATCCCAAGTCTGTAGTATGTGCATTCTTCAAGCAACGACAGTGTACTAAAGGAGATAAGTGTAAGTTCTCCCATGACTTGACTCTGGAGAGAAAATGTGAAAAGCGAAGTGTTTACATTGATGCAAGAGATGAAGAACTTGAAAAAGATACTATGGATAATTGGGATGAGAAAAAGCTGGAAGAAGTAGTGAACAAGAAGCACGGTGAGGcggaaaagaaaaaaccaaaaactcaAATAGTGTGCAAGCATTTCCTGGAAGCTATTGAAAACAACAAGTATGGCTGGTTTTGGGTATGCCCTGGAGGGGGTGATATTTGCATGTATCGTCACGCACTTCCTCCTGGATTTGTgttgaaaaaagataaaaagaaagaagagaaagaagatgaaatTTCATTAGAAGATCTAATTGAGAGAGAGCATTCTGCCCTAGGTCCAAATGTTACCAAAATCACTCTAGAATCTTTTCTtgcctggaagaaaaggaaaagacaagaaaagattGATAAACTTGAACAAGATATGGAAAGAAGGAAAGCTGACTTCAAAGCAGGGAAAGCACTAGTGATCAGTGGTCGTGAAGTGTTTGAATTTCGTCCTGAACTGGtcaatgatgatgatgaggaaGCAGATGATACCCGCTACACCCAGGGAACAGGTGGTGATGAGGTGGATGATTCAGTGAGTGTAAATGACATAGATTTAAGCCTGTACATCCCAAGAGATGTAGATGAAACAGGTATTACCATAGCCAGTCTTGAAAGATTCAGCACATATACTTCagataaagatgaaaacaaattaaGTGAAGCTTCTGGAGGTAGGGCTGAAAATGGTGAAAGAAGTGACTTGGAAGAGGACAACGAGAGGGAGGGACCGGAAAATGGAGCCATTGATGCTGTTCCTGTTGATGAAAATCTTTTCACTGGAGAGGATTTGGATGAACTAGAAGAGGAATTAAATACACTTGATTTAGAAGAATGA